Within Alcaligenes sp. SDU_A2, the genomic segment GTCCGGGGCATAGTCGGCCATGCGCTGGCGCAGTTCTCGTTTGATGGCTGCACGCATCAGCAAGATGGCGGTAACCGGCGAGGTAATGACCAGCAGCAGTGTGATGATGATGGGGTGCAGGATAGGGCGACTGAGCAAGTAGCTGGAGCTGATGGCAACCGCCAGAATCATAAAGAACACGCCCAGTGTATTGGCCATGGTGGGGGCGTGGATGCGCGAGTAAAAGTGCTTCAGGCGTAGCAGCCCGGCCGATCCTATCAGCGAGACGATGCCGCTTAATACCAACAATAGGGCGACCGGGACGGCCAGCCACCAGGGCAGCAAGGTCGTCATGGCTCGATGACCTCCGCGCGCAGCAGGAACTTGGCCATGGCGGCCGAGCCGACAAAGCCGAACAGGGCGATCAGCAAAGCGATATCAAAGTACAGGCTGGAGTCAAACCGTATGCCCAGGGCCAACAGGGCGAGCATGCCGTTGATGTACATGGTGTCCAGTGCCAGGACCCGGTCCGCGGCGGACGGGCCTTTGAGCAGGCGCACGACCGAGCAACACATGCCCAGCACAAAGCAGCCCAGGGCAAACTGGCAAGCCCAGTAGACGATGTCTATCATTGGAAAATCTCCAGCAGCGGCGACTCGTAGCGCTTCTGAATGGTGTCGAGCCAGACCTGTTCGTCCTGAAGATCCAGGATATGCAGGGTCAAGGTATTGCTGTCCTGATCAAAGCCCGACCAGACCGTGCCAGGCGTGTAGGTGATGATGCAGGCCAGCGCCGCCAGACCGTGCGGGTCCGTCATGCGCAGGGGAATGCGCAGAAAACCCGGCTGTGGGGCATGCGCTCCTTTGAGCACGATACGCCCAACGGCAATATTGGACAGGATGATGTCCCAGGCGACCTGAGCGATCAGCTTCAGGGCCAGAAAGGGGCGACGTATGCTGGCTTTGACGGGCCGAAACGGGATGGCCGCCAAGCTAAGCCAGATAGCCAAAAACACCCCCAGCACGACGTAGCCGGCCGACAGGGAATCGTTCAGCAGCAGCCAGATCACCAGCAGCAATAAGGGCAGAAACAGGTGCTTGGTGGACCGCTTCATGACGGCGCTCCTGATTCTACCGACCGCAGTGGATTCTGGCGCAGTACTGAGCCGATATAGGCGCGGGGCTCGTCCAGTTGTCGGGCGGTCTGTTCCAGGTAGGTCGTGATGGGGCCGGCGTGCCAACTGAGTATGCCGCAGGCCAGAATGATGGCTCCGATAGGCATGGCTTCGATCAGTTTCAGGCGCGGAATGGCCATGTCGCTGTTACTCCAGAACAGGCGTATGCCGGTGCGCACCATGGCGATCAGGCCAGCAACGCCGGATATCAGCACGGCACCGGTCAGTATCCAGGCGTTCAGCGGCTCGGGCGATTGTCCGGAGGCTTTCAGGGCAGCGGTCAGCAGGGACAGCTTGGCCACAAAGCCCGAGAGCGGGGGCAGGCCCACGATCAGCAAGGCGCAGGCAATGAATGACATACCCAGAAAGACCATGACGCCGGGTATGGCCAGGCCCACGACATCGTCGCTGTGATCGGCCGATTCCGGATCATCCAGATCGAACACTTCCTGACTGACGGCCAGTAGGTCCGCGCCGAAAGGCTTGGTGCGGCTGACCAGTTCCAGCAGCAGGAAAAAAGCGCCCAGAGCCATGACACTGCTGATCATGTAGTACAGTGCCGGTCCGGTCAGGATGACGCCAGGCATGCCCAGGGCCGCCAGCAAGGTGCCCGAAGAAACGATGATGCTGTAGCCGGCCAGGCGTTCGGGTTGTTGGGCCGACAGCATGCCTACGGCACCGACGGCCAGGGTGGCGATGCCGGCCGGGAACATCCAGGCACCGCCGAAGGCGGCCGGTGCTCCGGTGGGCAGCAGCAGCGAGCCGATGCGCAGCAGGGCGTAAATGCCGACCTTGGTCATGATGGCGAACATGGCCGCTACCGGCGCACTGGCGTTGCCGTAGGCGGCGGGTAGCCAGAAGTTCAGGGGCCAGGCCGCTGCCTTGATCAGGAAGGCAATGCCCAAAATGGCAATGGCCGATTCAAATAGCAGCCGGTCCGAGTCGGGCAGCGAGCCGGCCCGCAAGGCCAGATCGGCCATGTTCAGGGTGCCCGATACGCCGTAGATCATGGCGATGGCGATCAGGAGCAGAAAGGACGAGACCAGATTGACGGCAATGTAGTGCAGGCCTGCGCTGACGCGGGCGGGGCCCGAGCCGTGCAGCATCAAGCCGTAGGAGGCGGCCAGCAAGACTTCGAAGAATACGAACAGGTTGAACAGGTCGCCGGTCAGGAAAGCACCGTTCAGCCCCATCAGCAGGAACTGGAACAGCGGGTGAAAGTGCACGCCCACGCGGTCCCAGCGGGCCAGGGCATAAAACCAGCAGCAAAACGCCAGCACGTTGGTCAGCACCAGCATCAGTGCCGAGAGCCTGTCCACGACCAGGACGATGCCAAAGGGGGCCGGCCAGTCGCCCAGCAGATACACGCCCACGGACTGGGGCCAGATCGGGGCCAAGGTGCCGTCGGCCAGCAAAAGCAGGTAGACGGAGCAGACCAGTTGGGCCAGCAGCGAGGCAAAGGCGATCAGCAGCTTGTAGTGGCGGCGCTTGTCGCGCAGCATGATCATCAAGGCCGCGGCCATCATGGGGATGGCGACGGGGAAGATGGGCAGGTGTTGGTTCAGCAGGCTCACAGATCGTCTTCCTCGCGGCCATCGACGTGGTCGGTGCCGCTCAGGCCGCGATTGGCCAGCAGAACCACCAGGAAAAGGGCTGTGGTGGCAAAGCCGATCACAATGGCGGTCAGCACCAGGGCCTGGGGCAGTGGGTCTGCATAGCGGGCCGACTGCTCGGCGGCATCGATGACCGGCGCGGCGCTGATTTCAAGACGCCCCATGCTGAAGATGAACAGATTGACGGCGTACGACAGCAAGGCCAGGCCCATGATGACCTGGAAGGTGCGCGGGCGCAGCAGCAACCAGACTCCGGAGCCGGCCAACACGCCGATGGCGATAGAGAGAACGATTTCCATTAGTGTTGCTCCGTCGCGGCAGGGGCGGCCGGGCGGGCCGCAGGCAGCTTGCGGTAGAAACGCAGCGACTGGTGGGCCAGGGCGATCAGCATCAGTATGGTCGAGCCGATGACCAGCATGAACACGCCTATGTCAAAAATCAGGGCGCTGGAGGTATGGACATCGCCGATCAGCGGCAGGTGCAGATCCCAGCTTTGCGCGGACAGAAAGGGTTTGTTGTACCACCACACCAGCATGGCGGAAAAACCGGCAGTCAGAAGACCGATGGCAATCCAGGTCTGGGGCTGGATCAGCGGGCGCGATTCCATCCAGACCACGCCGCTGACCATGTATTGCAGGATGATGGCGGTGGCCATGATCAGGCCTGCCACAAAACCGCCGCCCGGCAGATTGTGGCCGCGCAGCAGAAAGTACAGGGCGATCAGGGTGGCCACGGGCAACAACAGACGCAGCAGCACGGCCGGGATGCGCATGATGCCCTCGGGCAGCAGGGCCTCGGGGTCGGGTTCGACGAATACAGCTTCGCGCGAGTCGCTGACGTTCTGGCGGCGGGCCAGCGGCATGGCGATGGCCTCGACCGGAGGGCGGAAGCGGCGCAGCAGCGCAAAGACCGTGATGGCTACGATGCCCAGCACCGTAATTTCGCCAAAGGTGTCAAAGCCACGGAAGTCCACCAGAATGACGTTGACCACGTTGGCACCGCCGCCCAGTGGAAGGGACTTGTCGACAAAGAAGGACGAGATGCCGCTAGGATGCGGGCGGGTCATGACCGCGAACGCCAGCGCGGCCACGCCGCCCCCGGCCAGGATGGCGATGCTCAGATCCCGACCGCGACGAAACAGAGCGCGACCGCCGCTGGCGTCGCTGCCGGGCATGTCGCTGACGCGCTGTGGAAGCCAACGCAGCCCCAGCAGGATCAGCACCATGGTGACTACTTCAACTGCCAACTGGGTCAGGGCCAGGTCGGGGGCCGACAGCCAGGCGTAGGTCAGGCTGGTTACCAGGCCGGCACCGCCGGCCAGCAACAGGGAGGCCGGACGATGGAATTTGGCCTGGCGGGCAGCGCCGATGGCGCAGGCAATGCCCACGCCCCACATCAGTGCAAAGAAGGGGTCCAAGGGCGTAAAGCGCACAGCTTTGATCCACTCGCCCCGCATCAGCGGCAAGGCTGCCACGCACAGCGTGACTACCACGATCAGCAGAACCTGGCGTTGCAAGCGGGACGAGACCAGCTTGCCGACCGCCCAGTTGGCCCCGATTTCCAGGTACTCCATGGCCAGCTCGAACAGTCGGCGGCCATCGGCGCGGGTCAGCAAGGGCGTGCGACCTTGTCGGTTGCGGTAGAAGCGGTTGATGAGCAGCACCAGAACCACGCCCACCAAGGTGGCGACCAGGCTCATGATCAGGGGCAGATTGACGCCATGCCATAGCGCCAGATCGTATTGAGGCGTAGTGCCGCCCAGAATGGCGGTGGCGGCGGTATGCAGGAAGGGGCCAAAGGTCAGGCCCGGAATAATGCCCACCAGCAGGCAGGTCAGCACCAGGATGGCGCTGGGGATCAGCATCAGGCGCGGTGGCTCGTGGGGCTGGCGTGGCAGGTCGGTGGCGACCGGACCGAAAAAGACCTGGGCGATGAAACGCAGCGAATACGCTACGCTGAAGGAACCCGCGATGACGGCGGCAGCGGGCAGCAAATATTCCCAGGTGCTGCCGTTACCCGCCAAGATGGTTTCGGCAAAGAACATTTCTTTGGAGATGAAGCCATTGAGCAAGGGCACGCCCGCCATCGCCGCTGCCGCGACGGTCGCCAGTGTGGCGGTCAGCGGCATGGCGTGGCGCAGGCCTGACAGCAGGTTCAGGTTGCGTGTGCCGGTTTCGTGATCCACGATGCCGGCAGCCATGAACAACGATGCCTTGAAGGTGGCGTGGTTCATCATGTGGAACAGCGCCGCTACCAGGGCCAGCGGACTGTTCAGGCCCAGCAGCAGGGTGATCAGGCCCAGATGGCTGATGGTGGAGTAGGCTAGTACGCCTTTCATGTCGCGCTGGAACATGGCGACATAGGCTCCCAGGGTCAGGGAACACAGTCCGGCCCCGCCGATGATGACCGCCCATTCGGTGGTGCCGGCCAGCGCCGGCCACAGGCGCGCCAGCAGAAAGACACCGGCCTTGACCATGGTGGCCGAGTGCAGATAGGCCGATACCGGCGTGGGGGCGGCCATGGCGTGGGGCAGCCAGATATGAAAGGGGAATTGGGCGCTTTTGGTGAGCGCGCCAAGCGCGATCAGGATCAGCATGCCGGTATACCAGGGATGGCTGCGGATCTGTTCGCCCGATTCCAGCACCACGCTCAGATCGTAGCTACCGGCGGCCTGGCCCAGCATCAGCACGCCGGCCAGCAGGCAAAAACCGCCTGTGCCCGTGATGATGAGCGACATGCGCGCACCGCGCCGCGCGTCCATGCGGTGATACCAATAGGCGATCAGCATGAACGAGGACAGACTGGTCAGCTCCCAGAAAACCACCAGTTGGATCAGGTTTCCTGATAGCACCACGCCCAGCATGGAGCCCATGAAGGCTTGCAAGAACGCGAAGAAGCGGCGCACGGGGTCCTGGGCGGACAGGTAATAGTGCGCATACAGGGCGATGAGCGCGCCCATGGCGGTAATGATGAAGCTGAACAGCCAGGCGTAGCCGTCCATGCGCAGCTTGAAAGTCAGGCCGTGGGCGGGTATCCAGGCACGCGAGGATTCCAGGACTTGGCCTTGGGCAACATCCGGATAGGCATAGAGGGTCAGGAGGGCACAGGTGACTGCGACAAGGCCGGCCAGTAAGGCCTGAAGTTTGCGCGCGTTTGCGGGCAGCAGGGAAGATAGCAAGCTGCCAACAAAGGGCAGCGCTAGGATCACGAGCAGATACATCACGCTCCAACAGGCGATAATTTTAGGCAGTTAGCGCTTAATGATACGATATATGACGCTAAAGTCAGCCTGCCGTCAGTTAAAAAAGTGTTTTTTTTACTTTCCGCGGTCTTGATGCAGGTCAATAGGCGGGGCTCGGTTTTCTCCCACAATGGGTGCTTATCAAGAAGAAAAGGCCTCTTGCTGGAGAACCCGCCATGTCCAGTATTCTGGAAGAAATCCACGCTCCTGCGCTCGGCAATCCCGACATCGAAATTTCCGAAGCGCTGATCCGGCGCTTTGACCGCACCGGCCCGCGTTATACCTCGTACCCGACGGCCGACCGCTTCTTTCAGGATTTCCCTGCGCAACCCTATATACACGAGCTGTCGCGTCGCGCCCTGAGCAGCAACAATCCGCCCCTGTCCGTTTACCTGCATATCCCGTTCTGTCAGTCCCTGTGCTATTTTTGCGCCTGCAACAAGGTCATTACCCAGGACCGCAGCAAAAGCGATCAGTACCTGCGCTACCTGTTGCGCGAGATCGACATGGTTACCCAGTACATGGGCGAGGACCGGCGCACCGAGCAACTGCACTTGGGCGGCGGTTCGCCCACGTTCCTGGAGCACGCGCAGCTGGCGCGCCTGATGGACCGTTTGCAAGCCCGCTTCCAATTTACCGACGATGCCGAGCTGGGCATAGAAATCGACCCGCGCACGCTGGCCGACGGCACCTTGCAGGGCCTGGCGCAATTGGGTTTTAACCGCACCAGTTTCGGCGTGCAGGATTTTGACCCCCGCGTGCAGGAAGCGGTCAATCGCATCCAGCCGCTGGACATGGTTCGTCGCGCGATCGAAGAAGGGCGGGCCGCCGGTTTTCAGTCCATCAACACCGACCTTATTTACGGCTTGCCGTTGCAAAGTCTGGATAGCTTTGCTGCCACGATCGACTCGCTGGTGCAACTGCGCCCGGACCGCATCGCTTTATACAATTACGCGCACCTGCCGACGCGTTTCAAGGCCCAGCGCCTGATTCGCGAGGCCGATCTGCCCGATGCCGAACAGCGTCTGCAATTGTTTCTGATGTCCTCGCAGCGTCTGCTCGATGCTGGTTATGTCTATATAGGGCTGGACCATTTTGCCTTGCCTACGGACGAGCTGAATCTGGCCCGTCTGGACGGTAGTCTGCATCGTAATTTCCAGGGCTACACCACCCGCGCCTCCTGTGATCTGGTGTCTTTCGGCGTTTCCTCTATCGGCCAGGTGGGCCCCATGCACGTGCAGAACGTGCGCAGCTTGCGTAACTACTACGCCGATCTGGATCGGGGCCGCATTCCAGTCGAGCGTGGCATCGTCATGCAGCCGGACGACAGCCTGCGCGCGGAAATCATCATGAGCCTGATGTGTAGCGCGCCTGTGCAGATCGAACGGCTGGAAGCGCGCTATGGCATTGACTTTGCCAGCTATTTCGCTGGCGAGCTGAACGAACTGGACACCTATGTGCAAGCCGGTCTGCTGACGGTGGATCACGACAGCATCCAGGTCTTGCCCAAAGGACGCTTGTTCGTGCGCGCCTTCAGCATGGTGTTCGACAAATATCTGGGCCAGGCGACGACTGCCCGTTATTCCCGCTTGATCTGATGCCGTGGCCGCCCCTTTTTGGGCGACGCGCGGCTCTTGCCCTGTTCCCGGTCCCGATGTGGCCGGGCAGGTTCTTGCTTTAACCAAAGGTATAACATTGTGCTAAAGACGGATTTGCGTCTCATGTCCCTGAAGGGGAAATTGCTTTTACCCATTGTCCAGGGGGGCATGGGGGTCGGCGTCTCCGCATCCCGTCTGGCGGGAGCGGTCGCTGCATTGGGCGGTCTTGGAACCATCTCCAGCGTGGACCTGCGGCGTCATCATAACGACCTGATGGACAACACCCAGGGGGATGTGCCCAAGCAGGTCGTGGACGCCGCCAACCTGCAGGCCTTGGACCGCGAGATCCGCAATGCGCGGGATAACGCGGCCGGGCAGGGAGCGGTGGCAGTCAATGTCATGAAAGCGGTGTCTCAGTATCCCGAGTACGTCCGCCAGTCCTGCGAGAGCGGTGCCGATGCCGTGGTTGTGGGGGCCGGCTTGCCGCTGGATCTGCCCGACCTGACGCAGGACCACCCCAAAGTGGCCCTGATTCCTATTTTGTCCGATGTGCGTGGCGTAACCTTGCTGGTCAAAAAATGGCTGCGCCGCAAGCGCTTGCCCGATGCCGTCGTCATAGAAAACCCGCGTTTTGCCGCTGGCCA encodes:
- a CDS encoding monovalent cation/H+ antiporter subunit D, yielding MSLLNQHLPIFPVAIPMMAAALMIMLRDKRRHYKLLIAFASLLAQLVCSVYLLLLADGTLAPIWPQSVGVYLLGDWPAPFGIVLVVDRLSALMLVLTNVLAFCCWFYALARWDRVGVHFHPLFQFLLMGLNGAFLTGDLFNLFVFFEVLLAASYGLMLHGSGPARVSAGLHYIAVNLVSSFLLLIAIAMIYGVSGTLNMADLALRAGSLPDSDRLLFESAIAILGIAFLIKAAAWPLNFWLPAAYGNASAPVAAMFAIMTKVGIYALLRIGSLLLPTGAPAAFGGAWMFPAGIATLAVGAVGMLSAQQPERLAGYSIIVSSGTLLAALGMPGVILTGPALYYMISSVMALGAFFLLLELVSRTKPFGADLLAVSQEVFDLDDPESADHSDDVVGLAIPGVMVFLGMSFIACALLIVGLPPLSGFVAKLSLLTAALKASGQSPEPLNAWILTGAVLISGVAGLIAMVRTGIRLFWSNSDMAIPRLKLIEAMPIGAIILACGILSWHAGPITTYLEQTARQLDEPRAYIGSVLRQNPLRSVESGAPS
- a CDS encoding monovalent cation/H+ antiporter subunit A; protein product: MYLLVILALPFVGSLLSSLLPANARKLQALLAGLVAVTCALLTLYAYPDVAQGQVLESSRAWIPAHGLTFKLRMDGYAWLFSFIITAMGALIALYAHYYLSAQDPVRRFFAFLQAFMGSMLGVVLSGNLIQLVVFWELTSLSSFMLIAYWYHRMDARRGARMSLIITGTGGFCLLAGVLMLGQAAGSYDLSVVLESGEQIRSHPWYTGMLILIALGALTKSAQFPFHIWLPHAMAAPTPVSAYLHSATMVKAGVFLLARLWPALAGTTEWAVIIGGAGLCSLTLGAYVAMFQRDMKGVLAYSTISHLGLITLLLGLNSPLALVAALFHMMNHATFKASLFMAAGIVDHETGTRNLNLLSGLRHAMPLTATLATVAAAAMAGVPLLNGFISKEMFFAETILAGNGSTWEYLLPAAAVIAGSFSVAYSLRFIAQVFFGPVATDLPRQPHEPPRLMLIPSAILVLTCLLVGIIPGLTFGPFLHTAATAILGGTTPQYDLALWHGVNLPLIMSLVATLVGVVLVLLINRFYRNRQGRTPLLTRADGRRLFELAMEYLEIGANWAVGKLVSSRLQRQVLLIVVVTLCVAALPLMRGEWIKAVRFTPLDPFFALMWGVGIACAIGAARQAKFHRPASLLLAGGAGLVTSLTYAWLSAPDLALTQLAVEVVTMVLILLGLRWLPQRVSDMPGSDASGGRALFRRGRDLSIAILAGGGVAALAFAVMTRPHPSGISSFFVDKSLPLGGGANVVNVILVDFRGFDTFGEITVLGIVAITVFALLRRFRPPVEAIAMPLARRQNVSDSREAVFVEPDPEALLPEGIMRIPAVLLRLLLPVATLIALYFLLRGHNLPGGGFVAGLIMATAIILQYMVSGVVWMESRPLIQPQTWIAIGLLTAGFSAMLVWWYNKPFLSAQSWDLHLPLIGDVHTSSALIFDIGVFMLVIGSTILMLIALAHQSLRFYRKLPAARPAAPAATEQH
- the mnhG gene encoding monovalent cation/H(+) antiporter subunit G, whose translation is MTTLLPWWLAVPVALLLVLSGIVSLIGSAGLLRLKHFYSRIHAPTMANTLGVFFMILAVAISSSYLLSRPILHPIIITLLLVITSPVTAILLMRAAIKRELRQRMADYAPDEPGYMSVPCKAPPGKATDDDKPKQD
- the hemN gene encoding oxygen-independent coproporphyrinogen III oxidase, giving the protein MSSILEEIHAPALGNPDIEISEALIRRFDRTGPRYTSYPTADRFFQDFPAQPYIHELSRRALSSNNPPLSVYLHIPFCQSLCYFCACNKVITQDRSKSDQYLRYLLREIDMVTQYMGEDRRTEQLHLGGGSPTFLEHAQLARLMDRLQARFQFTDDAELGIEIDPRTLADGTLQGLAQLGFNRTSFGVQDFDPRVQEAVNRIQPLDMVRRAIEEGRAAGFQSINTDLIYGLPLQSLDSFAATIDSLVQLRPDRIALYNYAHLPTRFKAQRLIREADLPDAEQRLQLFLMSSQRLLDAGYVYIGLDHFALPTDELNLARLDGSLHRNFQGYTTRASCDLVSFGVSSIGQVGPMHVQNVRSLRNYYADLDRGRIPVERGIVMQPDDSLRAEIIMSLMCSAPVQIERLEARYGIDFASYFAGELNELDTYVQAGLLTVDHDSIQVLPKGRLFVRAFSMVFDKYLGQATTARYSRLI
- a CDS encoding K+/H+ antiporter subunit F, producing the protein MIDIVYWACQFALGCFVLGMCCSVVRLLKGPSAADRVLALDTMYINGMLALLALGIRFDSSLYFDIALLIALFGFVGSAAMAKFLLRAEVIEP
- a CDS encoding Na+/H+ antiporter subunit E, whose protein sequence is MKRSTKHLFLPLLLLVIWLLLNDSLSAGYVVLGVFLAIWLSLAAIPFRPVKASIRRPFLALKLIAQVAWDIILSNIAVGRIVLKGAHAPQPGFLRIPLRMTDPHGLAALACIITYTPGTVWSGFDQDSNTLTLHILDLQDEQVWLDTIQKRYESPLLEIFQ
- a CDS encoding Na+/H+ antiporter subunit C, whose amino-acid sequence is MEIVLSIAIGVLAGSGVWLLLRPRTFQVIMGLALLSYAVNLFIFSMGRLEISAAPVIDAAEQSARYADPLPQALVLTAIVIGFATTALFLVVLLANRGLSGTDHVDGREEDDL